The following are encoded together in the Platichthys flesus chromosome 9, fPlaFle2.1, whole genome shotgun sequence genome:
- the LOC133960992 gene encoding cortexin-1-like, protein MSTFPFFSATPPNTPTIQSVCKPCFRVPWRMNDVPTIDYELLLSPASSSLPGSPGGGSSSPPLTMVGVDNEQRTALAFVGLLMLFLVFLLVRCFRILLDPYSRMPASSWTDHKEGLERGQFDYALV, encoded by the coding sequence ATGAGCACGTTCCCTTTCTTCTCCGCAACTCCTCCCAACACACCAACCATCCAATCAGTGTGTAAACCCTGCTTTCGGGTCCCGTGGAGGATGAACGATGTGCCAACCATTGACTACGAGTTGCTGCTGTCCCCGGccagctcctccctccctgGCAGTCCtggcggtggcagcagcagcccccctcTGACCATGGTCGGGGTAGACAATGAGCAGCGCACCGCCTTGGCCTTCGTAGGTCTACTCATGCTTTTCCTGGTCTTCCTGCTGGTCAGGTGCTTCAGGATCCTGCTTGACCCCTACAGTCGCATGCCTGCATCATCCTGGACTGACCACAAGGAGGGGCTGGAGAGGGGTCAGTTTGATTATGCACTGGTTTAG